In a single window of the Nocardioides massiliensis genome:
- a CDS encoding VOC family protein, giving the protein MDPRISLVTLGVADLAATRRFYLDGLGWPAEVDVAGEVVMIRAGERLLLSLWDLEAFEAEVGAVRRGPGVVPITLAHNVATAAEVDEVLAAAARAAGADPVSDAAWREWGGYSGYFADPDGYRWEIAFNPGPIADIVLA; this is encoded by the coding sequence GTGGATCCTCGGATCAGCCTGGTCACGCTGGGGGTCGCCGACCTCGCGGCGACGCGGCGCTTCTACCTCGACGGCCTCGGTTGGCCCGCCGAGGTCGACGTGGCGGGTGAGGTCGTGATGATCCGCGCCGGCGAGCGGCTCCTGCTGTCGTTGTGGGACCTGGAGGCGTTCGAGGCCGAGGTCGGTGCCGTACGCCGCGGTCCCGGGGTCGTCCCGATCACGCTGGCCCACAACGTGGCGACGGCGGCGGAGGTCGACGAGGTGCTGGCGGCGGCGGCTCGTGCCGCCGGCGCCGATCCCGTGAGCGACGCGGCGTGGCGCGAGTGGGGCGGCTACAGCGGCTACTTCGCCGACCCCGACGGCTATCGCTGGGAGATCGCGTTCAACCCGGGGCCGATCGCTGACATCGTGCTGGCCTGA
- the leuE gene encoding leucine efflux protein LeuE — protein MWGVTDIETYLVGLILIVLLPGPNSLFVLTVAARDGVRRGYAAASGVFLGDAVLMFLSAVGVASVLQANQVLFTIVKYLGAGYLGWLALGLLRAAWAQWRAGDRGAETATLADDAAALVVQQPEAHVASDGESRSPAGSAFRRALVISLVNPKAILFFVAFFVQFVDPAYPEPAIPFLILAALLEIASFLYLSALIFAGAQLAAVFRKRRALSAGGTSVVGAVFLGFAVKLATASA, from the coding sequence GTGTGGGGCGTGACGGACATCGAGACCTATCTGGTGGGTCTCATCCTCATCGTGCTGCTCCCGGGGCCGAACTCGCTGTTCGTGCTCACCGTCGCGGCGCGAGACGGCGTACGACGTGGCTATGCGGCGGCCAGCGGCGTGTTCCTGGGCGATGCGGTCCTGATGTTCCTCTCCGCCGTCGGCGTCGCGTCGGTCCTGCAGGCCAACCAGGTGCTGTTCACGATCGTGAAGTATCTCGGCGCGGGCTACCTCGGCTGGCTGGCGCTCGGCCTGCTGCGCGCGGCATGGGCGCAGTGGCGGGCCGGCGACCGGGGCGCGGAGACGGCGACCCTCGCCGATGACGCCGCGGCGCTCGTCGTCCAGCAGCCGGAGGCGCACGTCGCGAGCGACGGGGAGTCGCGCAGCCCCGCCGGCTCGGCGTTCCGGCGCGCGCTGGTGATCAGCCTCGTCAACCCGAAGGCGATCCTCTTCTTCGTCGCCTTCTTCGTGCAGTTCGTCGACCCGGCGTACCCCGAGCCGGCGATCCCGTTCCTCATCCTCGCCGCCCTGCTCGAGATCGCGAGCTTCCTCTACCTCAGCGCGCTGATCTTCGCCGGCGCGCAGCTGGCGGCAGTCTTTCGCAAGCGACGGGCGCTCTCGGCCGGCGGCACCTCGGTGGTGGGTGCGGTGTTCCTCGGGTTCGCGGTCAAGCTCGCCACCGCCTCGGCCTGA
- the serA gene encoding phosphoglycerate dehydrogenase: protein MTQPVVLIAEELSPATVDALGPDFDIRHCDGTDRAALLAALPAADALLVRSATRVDAEALAAGSSLKVVARAGVGLDNVDVRAATQYGVMVVNAPTSNVVSAAELAVALMLAAARHVSPAHAALRRGEWQRSRFTGIELFEKTLGVVGLGRIGVLVAQRLSAFGMRVIAYDPYVQPGRAAQMGVRLVDLDTLLTQSDFVSVHLPKTPETTGLIGAAELATAKPGMVLVNAARGGIVDESALYAALKEGRLAAAGLDVFDTEPCTDSPLFELDNVVATPHLGASTEEAQEKAGVAVARSVRLALSGELVPDAVNVQGGVIAEVVRPGIGLTEKLGRIFTGLAGEVASTLDVEVRGEITAHDVRVLELAALKGVFADVVEDAVSYVNAPLLAAERGLEVRLVTEDTSPDHRNLVTLRGTLADGSEVSVSGTLVGIAQRERLVEVNGFSVDIEPTAHLAFLRYEDRPGMVGTIGQLLGDAQVNIAGMQVSRERQGGRALVTLSVDSAIPVEVLHEIEVAMGADNVRAVDLEPTA from the coding sequence TTGACCCAGCCTGTCGTACTCATCGCCGAAGAGCTCAGCCCTGCCACGGTCGACGCGCTCGGACCCGACTTCGACATCCGTCACTGCGACGGGACCGACCGCGCGGCCCTGTTGGCGGCCCTGCCCGCGGCGGACGCGCTGCTCGTGCGCAGTGCCACGCGGGTCGACGCCGAGGCGCTGGCGGCCGGCTCGTCCTTGAAGGTGGTCGCGCGCGCAGGAGTCGGGCTCGACAACGTCGACGTACGCGCGGCGACCCAGTACGGCGTCATGGTGGTCAACGCCCCCACCTCCAACGTCGTCTCGGCCGCCGAGCTCGCGGTCGCCCTGATGCTCGCCGCCGCCCGGCACGTCTCGCCCGCGCACGCGGCACTGCGTCGGGGAGAGTGGCAGCGGTCCCGGTTCACCGGCATCGAGCTGTTCGAGAAGACGCTGGGCGTCGTGGGGCTGGGACGCATCGGTGTGCTGGTCGCGCAACGGCTCTCCGCCTTCGGGATGCGCGTCATCGCCTACGACCCCTACGTGCAGCCCGGCCGGGCAGCCCAGATGGGGGTGCGCCTGGTCGACCTCGACACGCTCCTCACCCAATCGGACTTCGTCTCGGTGCATCTGCCGAAGACGCCGGAGACCACCGGCCTCATCGGCGCCGCCGAGCTCGCGACCGCCAAGCCGGGGATGGTTCTCGTCAACGCCGCCCGTGGGGGGATCGTCGATGAGTCTGCGCTCTATGCCGCGCTCAAGGAGGGCCGCCTCGCGGCGGCCGGGCTCGACGTCTTCGACACCGAGCCGTGCACCGACTCCCCGCTGTTCGAGCTCGACAACGTCGTCGCGACGCCTCACCTCGGTGCCTCCACCGAGGAGGCCCAGGAGAAGGCCGGTGTCGCCGTCGCGCGCTCGGTCCGCCTGGCGCTGTCGGGGGAGCTCGTCCCGGACGCGGTCAACGTCCAGGGCGGTGTGATCGCCGAGGTGGTCCGCCCCGGCATCGGCCTGACGGAGAAGCTCGGCCGGATCTTCACCGGACTGGCCGGCGAGGTCGCCTCCACCCTCGACGTCGAGGTCCGCGGCGAGATCACCGCCCACGACGTCCGGGTGCTCGAGCTGGCCGCACTGAAGGGCGTCTTCGCCGATGTCGTCGAGGACGCGGTCTCCTACGTCAACGCGCCGCTGCTCGCCGCCGAGCGCGGACTGGAGGTGCGGCTGGTCACGGAGGACACCAGCCCCGACCACCGCAACCTCGTGACGCTGCGCGGCACCTTGGCCGACGGCAGCGAGGTGTCGGTCTCCGGCACGCTGGTCGGGATCGCCCAGCGGGAGCGTCTGGTCGAGGTCAACGGGTTCTCCGTCGACATCGAGCCGACCGCCCACCTGGCCTTCCTGCGCTACGAGGACCGACCGGGCATGGTCGGGACGATCGGCCAGCTCCTCGGCGACGCGCAGGTCAACATCGCCGGCATGCAGGTCTCCCGCGAGCGACAGGGCGGCCGAGCCCTGGTGACGCTGTCGGTCGACTCCGCGATCCCGGTCGAGGTCCTGCACGAGATCGAGGTGGCCATGGGCGCCGACAACGTCCGCGCGGTCGACCTCGAGCCCACGGCCTGA
- a CDS encoding PepSY domain-containing protein — MTSTRRIVPSLLALGLATALAGCGTDEEPSGASSPTAGIESAVTEGGSSPSDDETPADPSGSPLGQALAAVALAESETGGTAYALDREDGGWQIDVAVDDRQVEVRTDQTGGEVLDSREDDRLDDDDRAELQAATVTLGGALEAAAAEVAGEIEDADLDEDGGTLVWQVSIRADGTEQEIHIDAKSGEVLRVDTD; from the coding sequence ATGACCTCCACGCGCCGCATCGTCCCTTCACTGCTCGCCCTCGGCCTGGCCACCGCGCTGGCCGGCTGTGGGACCGACGAGGAGCCGTCGGGGGCGTCGAGTCCCACGGCCGGCATCGAGTCGGCGGTGACCGAGGGCGGGTCCAGCCCGTCGGATGACGAGACCCCGGCGGACCCGTCGGGCAGCCCGCTCGGGCAGGCGCTGGCCGCCGTGGCTCTGGCCGAGTCCGAGACCGGCGGGACCGCCTACGCCCTGGACCGCGAGGACGGGGGATGGCAGATCGACGTCGCGGTCGACGACCGGCAGGTCGAGGTGCGCACCGACCAGACCGGAGGCGAGGTGCTCGACAGCCGCGAGGACGACCGCCTGGACGACGACGACCGCGCAGAGCTCCAGGCCGCCACGGTGACGTTGGGCGGTGCGCTCGAAGCCGCAGCAGCGGAGGTCGCCGGCGAGATCGAGGACGCCGACCTGGACGAGGACGGCGGCACACTCGTCTGGCAGGTGAGCATCCGTGCCGACGGGACGGAGCAGGAGATCCACATCGACGCGAAGAGCGGTGAGGTGCTGCGCGTCGACACCGACTGA
- the yczE gene encoding membrane protein YczE, with translation MSTLADLGPVAQLRAGVLPRRLVQLVVGLVLYGVSLAMMLRSTLGLAPWDVLHSGLTGYVPLTIGQVVIVMSFVVLLLWIPLREKPGLGTVANALLVGLSADATLAVLAEPSALWTQVGLLVAGVVLNGLATAMYIGSQLGRGPRDGLMTGLARSTGWSLRLVRTGIEVTVVVIGWLIGGIVGLGTVVYALAIGPIAQWALPWFVVRLPGAVPPVVDEDAPPPA, from the coding sequence ATGTCGACCCTCGCGGACCTGGGTCCGGTCGCGCAGCTGCGCGCCGGTGTGCTGCCGCGCCGGCTGGTGCAGCTGGTCGTCGGCCTCGTGCTCTACGGCGTCTCCCTGGCGATGATGCTGCGCAGCACCCTGGGCCTCGCGCCCTGGGACGTGCTGCACTCCGGTCTGACCGGCTACGTGCCGCTGACCATCGGTCAGGTCGTCATCGTGATGAGCTTCGTCGTGCTGCTGTTGTGGATCCCGCTGCGCGAGAAGCCGGGTCTGGGCACGGTCGCGAACGCCCTGCTCGTCGGGCTCAGCGCCGACGCGACGCTCGCGGTCCTCGCCGAGCCGTCCGCGCTGTGGACGCAGGTGGGGCTGCTCGTCGCCGGCGTGGTGCTCAACGGCCTGGCCACCGCGATGTACATCGGCTCCCAGCTCGGGCGTGGACCCCGCGACGGGCTGATGACCGGACTCGCACGGAGTACGGGCTGGTCGTTGCGGCTCGTGCGCACCGGCATCGAGGTCACCGTCGTCGTCATCGGCTGGCTGATCGGCGGCATCGTCGGGCTCGGCACGGTCGTCTACGCCCTGGCGATCGGTCCGATCGCCCAGTGGGCGCTGCCGTGGTTCGTCGTGCGGCTCCCGGGGGCGGTGCCACCCGTCGTGGACGAGGACGCTCCGCCTCCCGCCTGA
- a CDS encoding S8 family peptidase translates to MSAVLLGAMSLSVLPSSAAPGDLRPATPGPVAEGKAPGSVALSPTVRARLAGKSGPQSVFVTFRGNGAADAARARNGTRAQERSAARNQRAQVERRADEVVAAARRKDGDARRLFATTNAVPGVAVLADSAALRTIAARSDVLKISPLPRHQVTNASAAQLTRALQTWRNRKNVGDGIKVGIIDTGIDYTHAMFGGVGTIEAFEAVDETAADWRDDLPARAATKIAGGYDFVGNAYNADSDDPDVATPQPDPNPIDCNGHGTHVAGTTGGYGVAADGTTYTGSYANATAAQLDGMRIGPGVAPGTSLYALKVFGCDGSTDVTMAALDWALDPNGDGDFADKLDIVNMSLGSSYSPSDDPLSATVAKLTSHGVLTVASAGNEGDLTSVGGNPGNAPSALSVASSVDALQLRDGLRVDAPSDVTGTVAGQVSQSYPWAGSEPVSGDVVAIPGDNADGCDPLSAEDAATVAGKIAWLEWDDVDATRRCGSAGRANNVTEAGAIGALFTSELDKFGAGIAGNAEIPVFQLTGTATKRLRAAAEAGTLRVTLDPALIGTIKDRSPAITDTISDFTSRGEHGSQGTAGPTVTGPGDTITSAGVGTGNDQLTISGTSMSAPHVAGVAALVKKANPAWSVLRLKAAVMNTATADLWTGPHRTGKRYGPIRVGSGRVDTLRAATTKVLAYSPRADNQASVVFAPVVAGPADATVRRTQRVRIDNFAKKTHVLSLSYEPIVTTPGISYTVTPRTLRVPGGKSATATVTMTVDRAALRHTLDPTMQAEQLDTARSYVSDASGRLLVKSKGNALPLRVPVVGTAKPASATTATAADGQITLSGTGVDQGSGSTAYRSFVAPLELGARSGTLPVCTAVKTSGCLYNQSSRGGDLEYVGAGSDAELVWFGIAARGTWTDLGSWLEASVYTDTDADGEPDFVTFTLSYPGDLTADLPAAYTVDLGSGDIVDIQPLNFNYGDVDTNVFDTDVAVLPVTKAALGIEGPGSAPLSYQVSTFDYVVEAPLDTTPWIDYDAGSPTVGVSGPLFEDVGGTAIDYTLDGDSGKALLLHLHGLPGKRAEVVDLAP, encoded by the coding sequence GTGTCCGCCGTCCTGCTGGGGGCGATGTCCCTCAGCGTCCTTCCGTCCTCAGCGGCGCCCGGCGACCTGCGCCCGGCGACCCCGGGACCCGTCGCGGAGGGCAAGGCGCCAGGATCGGTCGCGCTGTCGCCGACGGTGCGCGCCCGGCTCGCCGGCAAGTCCGGTCCGCAGTCCGTGTTCGTGACGTTCCGCGGCAACGGCGCGGCCGACGCCGCCCGGGCCCGCAACGGCACGCGGGCGCAGGAGCGCAGCGCGGCGCGCAACCAACGCGCCCAGGTGGAGCGCCGGGCCGATGAGGTCGTGGCGGCCGCCCGCCGCAAGGACGGCGACGCGCGCCGGCTCTTCGCGACCACCAACGCCGTGCCGGGCGTCGCCGTGCTTGCGGACTCCGCCGCGCTGCGGACGATCGCGGCGCGGTCCGACGTCCTCAAGATCTCGCCGCTCCCCCGCCACCAGGTCACCAACGCCAGTGCGGCCCAGCTGACCCGCGCGCTGCAGACCTGGCGCAACCGCAAGAACGTCGGCGACGGGATCAAGGTCGGCATCATCGACACCGGCATCGACTACACCCACGCGATGTTCGGCGGCGTCGGCACGATCGAGGCCTTCGAAGCCGTCGACGAGACCGCCGCGGACTGGCGTGACGACCTGCCGGCACGCGCCGCGACGAAGATCGCCGGCGGCTACGACTTCGTGGGCAACGCCTACAACGCCGACTCCGACGACCCCGACGTCGCGACCCCGCAGCCCGACCCCAACCCGATCGACTGCAACGGACACGGCACCCACGTCGCCGGCACGACGGGTGGGTACGGCGTGGCGGCCGACGGCACGACGTACACCGGCAGCTACGCCAACGCCACCGCCGCCCAGCTCGACGGCATGCGCATCGGCCCCGGCGTCGCGCCCGGCACCTCGCTCTACGCACTCAAGGTCTTCGGCTGCGACGGGTCGACCGACGTGACGATGGCGGCCCTCGACTGGGCGCTGGACCCCAACGGCGACGGTGACTTCGCCGACAAGCTCGACATCGTCAACATGTCGCTGGGCTCCTCGTACTCCCCCTCCGACGACCCGCTGTCCGCCACGGTTGCCAAGCTGACCTCGCACGGCGTCCTCACGGTGGCCTCCGCCGGCAACGAGGGCGACCTGACCAGCGTCGGCGGCAACCCCGGCAACGCACCCAGCGCGCTGTCGGTCGCCAGCAGCGTCGACGCCCTGCAGCTGCGCGACGGGTTGCGCGTCGATGCCCCGTCCGACGTCACCGGCACCGTCGCGGGACAGGTCTCCCAGTCCTACCCGTGGGCCGGCAGCGAGCCGGTGTCCGGCGACGTCGTCGCCATCCCCGGTGACAACGCCGATGGGTGTGACCCGCTGAGTGCGGAGGACGCGGCCACGGTCGCGGGCAAGATCGCCTGGCTGGAGTGGGACGACGTCGACGCCACTCGGCGGTGCGGGTCCGCGGGACGTGCGAACAACGTCACCGAGGCCGGTGCGATCGGTGCGCTGTTCACCTCCGAGCTCGACAAGTTCGGCGCCGGCATCGCCGGCAACGCCGAGATCCCGGTCTTCCAGCTGACGGGCACCGCCACCAAGCGGCTGCGTGCGGCGGCGGAGGCGGGCACCCTCCGGGTGACGCTCGACCCCGCGCTGATCGGCACGATCAAGGACCGCTCCCCCGCCATCACCGACACGATCTCCGACTTCACCTCGCGCGGTGAGCACGGCTCGCAGGGAACTGCCGGCCCGACGGTGACCGGACCCGGCGACACCATCACCTCCGCAGGGGTCGGCACGGGCAACGACCAGCTCACCATCTCCGGCACGTCGATGTCGGCGCCGCACGTCGCGGGCGTCGCCGCGCTCGTGAAGAAGGCGAACCCGGCGTGGAGCGTGCTGCGGCTGAAGGCCGCGGTGATGAACACCGCGACCGCCGACCTGTGGACCGGCCCCCACCGCACGGGCAAGCGCTACGGCCCGATCCGGGTGGGTTCGGGACGGGTCGACACCCTCCGCGCGGCCACCACCAAGGTGCTCGCCTACAGCCCCCGGGCCGACAACCAGGCCTCGGTGGTGTTCGCACCGGTCGTGGCGGGTCCCGCCGACGCCACGGTCCGGCGTACGCAGCGGGTCCGGATCGACAACTTCGCGAAGAAGACCCACGTCCTGTCGCTGTCCTACGAGCCGATCGTCACGACGCCCGGCATCAGCTACACCGTCACCCCGCGTACGCTGCGGGTCCCCGGCGGCAAGAGCGCCACCGCGACCGTGACGATGACGGTCGACCGGGCAGCGCTGCGGCACACCCTGGATCCCACGATGCAGGCGGAGCAGCTCGACACCGCGCGCTCCTACGTCTCCGATGCGTCCGGCCGGTTGCTGGTGAAGAGCAAGGGGAATGCCCTGCCGCTGCGCGTGCCGGTGGTGGGGACGGCGAAGCCCGCCTCCGCCACCACGGCGACGGCGGCCGACGGCCAGATCACGCTCAGCGGCACCGGGGTCGACCAGGGGTCGGGGAGCACGGCGTACCGCTCCTTCGTCGCTCCGCTCGAGCTGGGCGCGCGCAGCGGCACCCTGCCGGTCTGCACCGCGGTGAAGACGTCGGGCTGCCTCTACAACCAGTCCAGTCGGGGAGGTGACCTGGAGTACGTCGGCGCCGGCTCGGATGCGGAGCTGGTGTGGTTCGGTATCGCGGCGCGCGGCACCTGGACCGACCTCGGGTCGTGGCTCGAGGCCAGCGTCTACACCGACACCGATGCCGACGGCGAGCCGGACTTCGTGACGTTCACGCTGAGCTACCCCGGCGACCTCACCGCCGACCTGCCTGCGGCGTACACCGTCGACCTGGGCTCGGGCGACATCGTCGACATCCAGCCGCTGAACTTCAACTACGGCGACGTCGACACCAACGTGTTCGACACCGACGTCGCGGTGCTGCCGGTCACCAAGGCGGCGCTGGGGATCGAGGGCCCCGGTTCGGCGCCGCTGTCCTACCAGGTGAGCACCTTCGACTACGTCGTCGAGGCGCCCCTGGACACGACCCCGTGGATCGACTACGACGCCGGCTCCCCCACGGTCGGCGTCAGCGGCCCGCTGTTCGAGGACGTCGGCGGCACCGCCATCGACTACACCCTCGACGGCGACTCCGGCAAGGCCCTGCTGCTGCACCTGCACGGTCTGCCCGGCAAGCGGGCCGAGGTGGTCGACCTGGCGCCCTGA
- the ilvN gene encoding acetolactate synthase small subunit — MSTHTLSVLVEDKPGVLARIAGLFSRRGFNIESLAVGQTEQPDISRMTIVVNVHDSPLEQVTKQLNKLVEVIKIVELEDSAAVVRELLLVKVKADADSRGQVLEIVQLFKAKVVDVATDAITIQITGNQGKIEDFLRILEPFGIRELVQSGMVAIGRGGRSISDRTVRPVPVPAPAAVSAG, encoded by the coding sequence ATGAGCACGCACACGCTTTCGGTGCTGGTCGAGGACAAGCCCGGTGTCCTGGCGCGGATCGCCGGGCTGTTCAGCCGGCGCGGCTTCAACATCGAGTCGCTCGCGGTGGGACAGACCGAGCAGCCGGACATCTCCCGGATGACCATCGTGGTCAATGTCCACGACTCCCCGCTCGAGCAGGTCACCAAGCAGCTCAACAAGCTCGTCGAGGTCATCAAGATCGTCGAGCTCGAGGACTCCGCGGCCGTGGTCCGCGAGCTGCTGTTGGTGAAGGTGAAGGCCGACGCCGACAGCCGGGGCCAGGTGCTGGAGATCGTCCAGCTGTTCAAGGCCAAGGTCGTCGATGTCGCGACCGACGCGATCACGATCCAGATCACCGGCAACCAGGGCAAGATCGAGGACTTCCTGCGGATCCTGGAGCCGTTCGGCATCCGCGAGCTGGTCCAGTCCGGGATGGTCGCGATCGGCCGGGGCGGCCGGTCCATCAGCGACCGCACCGTCCGCCCGGTGCCCGTCCCGGCCCCCGCCGCGGTGTCGGCCGGCTGA
- a CDS encoding acetolactate synthase large subunit → MSEQVTGAQSLVRALESAGVEEIFGIPGGAILPAYDPLYDSERLRHILVRHEQGAGHAAQGYAAATGRTGVCIATSGPGATNLVTPIADAYMDSVPMVAITGQVSSGSIGTDAFQEADIRGITMPITKHNFLVTNADDIPRTIAEAFHLASTGRPGPVLVDISKDALQAQTTFAWPTEIHLPGYRPVTRPHAKQVREAAKLMLESRRPVLYVGGGVIRARASAQLRELAELTGIPVVTTLMARGAFPDSHPQHLGMPGMHGTVAAVAGLQRSDLIISLGARFDDRVTGNLDTFAPHARVIHADIDPAEIGKNRAVDVPIVGDCREVISDLVAMLRTEQDAGESGDYEAWVQFLSGVKSKYPLGYDEPADGSLSPQYVIERLGAIAGPEAIYASGVGQHQMWAAQFVQYENPNTWINSGGAGTMGYAVPAAMGAKVGCPDATVWAVDGDGCFQMTNQELATCTLEGIPIKVAIINNESLGMVRQWQTLFYNERYSNTDLQSKRVPDFVKLAEAYGAVGLACDSPADVDATIQKAMEINDVPVVVDFRVHRDAMVWPMVAAGTSNDDIKFARDMAPEFDEDDL, encoded by the coding sequence ATGAGCGAGCAGGTCACCGGAGCACAGAGCCTCGTCCGGGCCCTGGAGTCTGCGGGGGTCGAGGAGATCTTCGGGATCCCCGGGGGCGCCATCCTCCCCGCCTACGACCCGCTGTACGACTCCGAGCGCCTGCGCCACATCCTCGTCCGCCACGAGCAGGGTGCCGGCCACGCCGCCCAGGGGTACGCCGCGGCGACCGGGCGCACGGGGGTCTGCATCGCGACGTCGGGTCCGGGGGCCACCAACCTGGTCACGCCGATCGCGGACGCCTACATGGACTCGGTCCCGATGGTGGCGATCACCGGCCAGGTCTCGAGCGGCTCGATCGGCACCGACGCCTTCCAGGAGGCCGACATCCGCGGCATCACGATGCCGATCACCAAGCACAACTTCCTCGTCACCAACGCCGACGACATCCCGCGCACCATCGCCGAGGCGTTCCACCTGGCCTCCACCGGCCGGCCCGGCCCCGTGCTCGTCGACATCTCCAAGGACGCGCTCCAGGCGCAGACCACCTTCGCCTGGCCCACCGAGATCCACCTGCCGGGCTACCGCCCCGTCACCCGCCCGCACGCCAAGCAGGTGCGGGAGGCGGCGAAGCTGATGCTGGAGTCGCGCCGGCCGGTGCTCTACGTCGGGGGCGGTGTGATCCGTGCCCGGGCCTCGGCCCAGCTGCGCGAGCTGGCCGAGCTCACCGGCATCCCGGTCGTTACGACGCTGATGGCGCGTGGTGCCTTCCCCGACAGCCACCCGCAGCACCTCGGCATGCCGGGCATGCACGGCACCGTCGCCGCGGTCGCCGGCCTGCAGCGCAGCGACCTCATCATCAGCCTGGGGGCGCGCTTCGACGACCGCGTGACCGGCAACCTGGACACGTTCGCGCCCCACGCGCGGGTCATCCACGCCGACATCGATCCGGCCGAGATCGGCAAGAACCGCGCCGTCGACGTCCCGATTGTCGGTGACTGCCGTGAGGTGATCTCCGACCTGGTCGCGATGCTGCGCACCGAGCAGGACGCCGGCGAGAGCGGTGACTACGAGGCCTGGGTGCAGTTCCTCAGTGGGGTCAAGAGCAAGTACCCGCTCGGCTACGACGAGCCGGCCGACGGCTCGCTGTCGCCGCAGTACGTCATCGAGCGGTTGGGCGCGATCGCTGGGCCCGAGGCGATCTATGCCTCCGGCGTCGGCCAGCACCAGATGTGGGCCGCGCAGTTCGTGCAGTACGAGAACCCCAACACGTGGATCAACTCCGGCGGCGCCGGCACCATGGGCTACGCCGTGCCGGCCGCGATGGGCGCGAAGGTCGGGTGTCCCGACGCGACCGTGTGGGCCGTCGACGGCGACGGGTGCTTCCAGATGACCAACCAGGAGCTGGCCACCTGCACGCTGGAGGGCATCCCGATCAAGGTCGCCATCATCAACAACGAGTCGCTCGGCATGGTCCGCCAGTGGCAGACGCTGTTCTACAACGAGCGGTACTCCAACACCGACCTGCAGAGCAAGCGGGTCCCGGACTTCGTCAAGCTCGCGGAGGCGTACGGCGCGGTCGGCCTCGCGTGCGACAGCCCGGCCGACGTCGACGCCACCATCCAGAAGGCGATGGAGATCAACGACGTCCCGGTCGTGGTCGACTTCCGGGTCCACCGCGACGCGATGGTGTGGCCGATGGTCGCCGCCGGCACCAGCAACGACGACATCAAGTTCGCCCGTGACATGGCGCCCGAGTTCGACGAGGACGACCTCTGA
- the ilvC gene encoding ketol-acid reductoisomerase, with the protein MAEMFYDDDADLSLIQGKNVAVIGYGSQGHAHALSLRDSGVDVRIGLQPGSKSREKAEAEGLRVVTPAEAAEEADVVVILAPDQHQKKLYAEEIAPQLAPGDTLVFGHGFNIRFGFITPPEGVDVFMVAPKGPGHLVRREYTEGRGVPVLVAVETDASGKAWDLALSYAKGIGGLRAGGIKTTFTEETETDLFGEQAVLCGGASQLVQYGFEVLTEAGYQPEVAYFECLHELKLIVDLMYEGGIAKQRWSVSDTAEYGDYVSGPRVITPEVKENMKAVLADVQNGSFAKRFIDDHEAGSPEFKELRAKGEQHPIEATGRELRKLMAWVKSHDSDYVEGTAAR; encoded by the coding sequence GTGGCTGAGATGTTCTACGACGACGACGCCGACCTGTCCCTGATCCAGGGCAAGAACGTGGCCGTCATCGGTTATGGCAGCCAGGGCCACGCCCACGCGCTGTCCCTGCGCGACTCGGGCGTCGACGTCCGCATCGGCCTGCAGCCGGGCTCGAAGAGCCGTGAGAAGGCTGAGGCCGAGGGTCTGCGCGTCGTCACGCCGGCCGAGGCCGCGGAGGAGGCCGACGTCGTCGTGATCCTCGCCCCCGACCAGCACCAGAAGAAGCTGTACGCCGAGGAGATCGCCCCGCAGCTCGCCCCCGGCGACACCCTGGTCTTCGGTCACGGCTTCAACATCCGCTTCGGCTTCATCACCCCGCCCGAGGGAGTCGACGTCTTCATGGTCGCCCCGAAGGGCCCCGGTCACCTGGTGCGCCGCGAGTACACCGAGGGCCGCGGCGTCCCCGTGCTCGTCGCGGTCGAGACCGACGCCTCGGGCAAGGCCTGGGACCTCGCGCTGTCCTACGCCAAGGGCATCGGCGGTCTGCGCGCCGGCGGCATCAAGACCACCTTCACCGAGGAGACCGAGACCGACCTGTTCGGCGAGCAGGCCGTGCTCTGCGGCGGTGCCTCGCAGCTGGTGCAGTACGGCTTCGAGGTGCTGACCGAGGCCGGCTACCAGCCGGAGGTGGCCTACTTCGAGTGCCTGCACGAGCTCAAGCTCATCGTCGACCTCATGTACGAGGGCGGCATCGCCAAGCAGCGCTGGTCGGTCTCCGACACCGCCGAGTACGGCGACTACGTCTCCGGTCCCCGGGTCATCACCCCCGAGGTGAAGGAGAACATGAAGGCGGTCCTGGCCGACGTGCAGAACGGCTCCTTCGCCAAGCGGTTCATCGACGACCACGAGGCGGGCTCGCCGGAGTTCAAGGAGCTGCGCGCCAAGGGCGAGCAGCACCCGATCGAGGCCACCGGCCGCGAGCTGCGCAAGCTCATGGCGTGGGTCAAGAGCCACGACTCCGACTACGTCGAGGGCACCGCGGCGCGCTGA